In the Cydia splendana chromosome 2, ilCydSple1.2, whole genome shotgun sequence genome, one interval contains:
- the LOC134804403 gene encoding RNA-binding protein 5-like isoform X2: MSWRGRDDRSDRSSRWETQDRPDPWGKRGRSPVWDMRRDSPDRSRGSPRHHRDRFDRYDRTGDRERDRRDRTDRGDRGDRYERDERRGRSRDRHERARSRSRSRSRRHSPRRHERERDCDIPAPPSPPKISAPEPPTSRSRSRSASREPDSVSSTYENKDEQAVNASPGDWFCKCGSYNFKRRQICYRRNCNGKRSEGTVYGADAERHGLTEGMGITKRLLFRRLDALTTEEKILEALKERCSKAILDSIAGITIGRETLTGASKCLAYINFNSIADSTAAHSELMTLSPPLEIDSREVLISFYNEPQKIPKPAPNPVDYSSYYSQMTTYNNSSALSEADRVNAAAAVAQSAITAAQARQLTWTPSVPTFVTSAAQAVTNVKAPTGDGTTVYNAPDVRTFMYDETSGYYYDPSSGLYYDGTTQYFYNSQINQYMYWDATSSTYIAATQATQNTDQPKLPSPPTVTTDNTITKEPEEKKKKDKEDKVKVAKKIAKDMERWARTLNQKKENAKSNYVMDQPQDTGPSKGSADIGFSVLGAGPSLTHVREISPPPTVVPAAPDEFLMKRVAEPAFDNDDGIIDWTKLTCLLCKRKFPSAEVLTKHKTLSDLHKQNLAAHRKQCDSAPQMNGYRDRAAERRMKFGEDETPVRKRYEPPEPIQPPIQAAPPPSVVDTIGGKMLQKMGWSAGRGLGKTEQGRIAPIEAEQRPGLAGLGQKRGIYTPTPGETYRDTVKKLMIARYKEVVGQEEGN, from the coding sequence ATGTCGTGGCGTGGACGAGACGACCGCAGTGACCGGAGCTCGCGGTGGGAGACTCAGGATCGGCCAGACCCGTGGGGGAAGCGTGGACGTTCGCCAGTGTGGGACATGCGCCGCGATTCTCCTGATCGCTCGCGAGGGTCTCCTCGCCACCACCGCGACCGGTTTGACCGGTACGACCGCACTGGGGACCGCGAACGTGATCGGCGCGACCGCACCGACCGCGGTGATCGCGGCGACCGTTACGAGCGGGACGAGCGACGCGGGCGCTCGCGGGACCGTCACGAACGTGCGCGCTCGCGCTCGCGCTCTCGATCACGTCGACATTCGCCGCGTCGCCACGAGCGGGAACGCGACTGTGACATTCCAGCGCCACCTTCACCGCCAAAGATCAGTGCACCTGAACCGCCCACCTCACGATCGCGTAGCCGTTCCGCCAGCCGCGAACCCGACAGTGTCAGCTCTACATATGAAAACAAGGATGAACAAGCCGTCAATGCCTCCCCGGGAGACTGGTTTTGTAAATGTGGCTCATACAATTTTAAAAGGCGCCAAATATGCTACAGACGCAACTGCAATGGAAAGCGATCAGAAGGGACAGTTTATGGGGCTGACGCCGAGAGACATGGCTTGACAGAAGGCATGGGTATCACAAAAAGACTTTTGTTTAGAAGATTAGATGCTTTAACAactgaagaaaaaatattagagGCATTGAAAGAGAGATGCTCAAAGGCTATTTTAGATTCTATAGCAGGGATCACAATAGGGAGAGAAACTTTGACTGGAGCTTCAAAGTGCCTCGCATATATAAACTTTAATTCTATAGCAGATTCCACTGCTGCTCATTCTGAATTGATGACTCTTTCACCTCCACTTGAGATTGATAGCCGGGAagttttgatatcattttaCAATGAGCCCCAGAAGATTCCGAAACCTGCTCCAAATCCAGTTGACTATTCTAGTTATTATTCTCAGATGACCACATACAACAACAGTTCAGCTTTGTCTGAAGCAGACAGAGTTAATGCTGCGGCAGCAGTTGCCCAGTCAGCTATCACAGCAGCTCAGGCCCGGCAGCTCACGTGGACTCCATCGGTCCCTACATTTGTTACGTCAGCTGCACAAGCAGTGACCAATGTCAAGGCTCCCACAGGTGATGGAACAACAGTGTATAATGCTCCTGATGTAAGGACATTCATGTATGATGAGACATCTGGGTACTACTATGATCCTTCTTCAGGTCTGTACTATGATGGAACCACACAGTACTTTTACAATAGCCAAATTAATCAATATATGTATTGGGATGCCACTAGTTCTACTTATATTGCTGCTACACAAGCCACACAAAATACTGATCAGCCTAAGCTGCCTAGTCCACCAACAGTCACCACAGATAACACTATTACTAAAGAGCCAGAggagaaaaagaaaaaagataAAGAGGACAAAGTAAAAGTTGCTAAAAAGATAGCCAAAGATATGGAAAGATGGGCTCGAACTTTGAATCAAAAGAAAGAAAATGCAAAGAGTAACTATGTTATGGATCAGCCTCAAGACACAGGGCCTAGCAAGGGCTCTGCAGACATTGGCTTTTCAGTGCTTGGAGCCGGGCCGTCATTAACACATGTGAGGGAAATATCCCCACCCCCAACTGTAGTCCCAGCAGCTCCTGATGAGTTTTTGATGAAGAGGGTAGCAGAACCGGCGTTTGACAATGATGATGGCATTATTGACTGGACAAAATTAACATGCTTACTGTGTAAAAGAAAGTTCCCTTCTGCAGAGGTGCTTACAAAGCACAAGACTCTTTCAGACCTACATAAGCAGAATCTTGCAGCACATAGGAAACAGTGTGATTCAGCACCACAGATGAATGGGTATAGAGACCGTGCAGCAGAGCGCCGAATGAAGTTCGGAGAGGATGAAACACCAGTTAGAAAGAGGTACGAGCCACCAGAGCCTATTCAGCCCCCCATACAGGCCGCTCCGCCACCATCCGTTGTTGATACCATTGGAGGAAAAATGCTTCAGAAGATGGGTTGGTCAGCTGGACGAGGTTTGGGCAAAACTGAACAGGGGCGGATAGCTCCTATTGAGGCAGAGCAGAGGCCAGGTTTGGCAGGCCTTGGGCAGAAGAGAGGCATTTACACACCCACTCCCGGGGAGACATATCGCGACACTGTGAAAAAGCTTATGATAGCGCGGTACAAGGAAGTCGTCGGTCAAGAGGAGGGAAATTAG
- the LOC134804403 gene encoding RNA-binding protein 5-like isoform X1, which yields MLRAALAAAVRPARHPRLLRAVRVARALEVPRRDRAQSFDMPVGRQGAGPDTDRASGPAAVRRPSLLARPRHHRDRFDRYDRTGDRERDRRDRTDRGDRGDRYERDERRGRSRDRHERARSRSRSRSRRHSPRRHERERDCDIPAPPSPPKISAPEPPTSRSRSRSASREPDSVSSTYENKDEQAVNASPGDWFCKCGSYNFKRRQICYRRNCNGKRSEGTVYGADAERHGLTEGMGITKRLLFRRLDALTTEEKILEALKERCSKAILDSIAGITIGRETLTGASKCLAYINFNSIADSTAAHSELMTLSPPLEIDSREVLISFYNEPQKIPKPAPNPVDYSSYYSQMTTYNNSSALSEADRVNAAAAVAQSAITAAQARQLTWTPSVPTFVTSAAQAVTNVKAPTGDGTTVYNAPDVRTFMYDETSGYYYDPSSGLYYDGTTQYFYNSQINQYMYWDATSSTYIAATQATQNTDQPKLPSPPTVTTDNTITKEPEEKKKKDKEDKVKVAKKIAKDMERWARTLNQKKENAKSNYVMDQPQDTGPSKGSADIGFSVLGAGPSLTHVREISPPPTVVPAAPDEFLMKRVAEPAFDNDDGIIDWTKLTCLLCKRKFPSAEVLTKHKTLSDLHKQNLAAHRKQCDSAPQMNGYRDRAAERRMKFGEDETPVRKRYEPPEPIQPPIQAAPPPSVVDTIGGKMLQKMGWSAGRGLGKTEQGRIAPIEAEQRPGLAGLGQKRGIYTPTPGETYRDTVKKLMIARYKEVVGQEEGN from the coding sequence CCTCGCCACCACCGCGACCGGTTTGACCGGTACGACCGCACTGGGGACCGCGAACGTGATCGGCGCGACCGCACCGACCGCGGTGATCGCGGCGACCGTTACGAGCGGGACGAGCGACGCGGGCGCTCGCGGGACCGTCACGAACGTGCGCGCTCGCGCTCGCGCTCTCGATCACGTCGACATTCGCCGCGTCGCCACGAGCGGGAACGCGACTGTGACATTCCAGCGCCACCTTCACCGCCAAAGATCAGTGCACCTGAACCGCCCACCTCACGATCGCGTAGCCGTTCCGCCAGCCGCGAACCCGACAGTGTCAGCTCTACATATGAAAACAAGGATGAACAAGCCGTCAATGCCTCCCCGGGAGACTGGTTTTGTAAATGTGGCTCATACAATTTTAAAAGGCGCCAAATATGCTACAGACGCAACTGCAATGGAAAGCGATCAGAAGGGACAGTTTATGGGGCTGACGCCGAGAGACATGGCTTGACAGAAGGCATGGGTATCACAAAAAGACTTTTGTTTAGAAGATTAGATGCTTTAACAactgaagaaaaaatattagagGCATTGAAAGAGAGATGCTCAAAGGCTATTTTAGATTCTATAGCAGGGATCACAATAGGGAGAGAAACTTTGACTGGAGCTTCAAAGTGCCTCGCATATATAAACTTTAATTCTATAGCAGATTCCACTGCTGCTCATTCTGAATTGATGACTCTTTCACCTCCACTTGAGATTGATAGCCGGGAagttttgatatcattttaCAATGAGCCCCAGAAGATTCCGAAACCTGCTCCAAATCCAGTTGACTATTCTAGTTATTATTCTCAGATGACCACATACAACAACAGTTCAGCTTTGTCTGAAGCAGACAGAGTTAATGCTGCGGCAGCAGTTGCCCAGTCAGCTATCACAGCAGCTCAGGCCCGGCAGCTCACGTGGACTCCATCGGTCCCTACATTTGTTACGTCAGCTGCACAAGCAGTGACCAATGTCAAGGCTCCCACAGGTGATGGAACAACAGTGTATAATGCTCCTGATGTAAGGACATTCATGTATGATGAGACATCTGGGTACTACTATGATCCTTCTTCAGGTCTGTACTATGATGGAACCACACAGTACTTTTACAATAGCCAAATTAATCAATATATGTATTGGGATGCCACTAGTTCTACTTATATTGCTGCTACACAAGCCACACAAAATACTGATCAGCCTAAGCTGCCTAGTCCACCAACAGTCACCACAGATAACACTATTACTAAAGAGCCAGAggagaaaaagaaaaaagataAAGAGGACAAAGTAAAAGTTGCTAAAAAGATAGCCAAAGATATGGAAAGATGGGCTCGAACTTTGAATCAAAAGAAAGAAAATGCAAAGAGTAACTATGTTATGGATCAGCCTCAAGACACAGGGCCTAGCAAGGGCTCTGCAGACATTGGCTTTTCAGTGCTTGGAGCCGGGCCGTCATTAACACATGTGAGGGAAATATCCCCACCCCCAACTGTAGTCCCAGCAGCTCCTGATGAGTTTTTGATGAAGAGGGTAGCAGAACCGGCGTTTGACAATGATGATGGCATTATTGACTGGACAAAATTAACATGCTTACTGTGTAAAAGAAAGTTCCCTTCTGCAGAGGTGCTTACAAAGCACAAGACTCTTTCAGACCTACATAAGCAGAATCTTGCAGCACATAGGAAACAGTGTGATTCAGCACCACAGATGAATGGGTATAGAGACCGTGCAGCAGAGCGCCGAATGAAGTTCGGAGAGGATGAAACACCAGTTAGAAAGAGGTACGAGCCACCAGAGCCTATTCAGCCCCCCATACAGGCCGCTCCGCCACCATCCGTTGTTGATACCATTGGAGGAAAAATGCTTCAGAAGATGGGTTGGTCAGCTGGACGAGGTTTGGGCAAAACTGAACAGGGGCGGATAGCTCCTATTGAGGCAGAGCAGAGGCCAGGTTTGGCAGGCCTTGGGCAGAAGAGAGGCATTTACACACCCACTCCCGGGGAGACATATCGCGACACTGTGAAAAAGCTTATGATAGCGCGGTACAAGGAAGTCGTCGGTCAAGAGGAGGGAAATTAG